Proteins encoded together in one Sediminispirochaeta bajacaliforniensis DSM 16054 window:
- a CDS encoding transposase, translated as YHFPVEHWKRIRTNNGLERIMREIRRRTRVIGSFPDGESALMLVSARLRHISGSTWSERKYLNMDLLIDYDRENQVS; from the coding sequence ACTATCACTTCCCGGTGGAGCACTGGAAAAGAATCAGGACCAACAATGGACTTGAAAGAATCATGCGAGAAATCAGAAGGAGGACACGAGTAATCGGTTCATTCCCTGATGGAGAATCTGCCCTGATGCTGGTCTCAGCCCGGCTGCGTCATATTTCAGGTTCTACATGGAGTGAACGGAAGTATCTGAATATGGACCTGCTGATTGATTACGATCGGGAGAATCAGGTCTCATAA